A region from the Sphingopyxis lindanitolerans genome encodes:
- a CDS encoding ArdC family protein encodes MSEGARHDAAPRVSLYDEVTGRIVAELEAGRIPWVQPWDAATFAPGLPQNADTRRSYSGINILILWAEAARQGFSAQGWLTFRQALAAGGAVRKGEKGATIFYAARFTPQAANGGGAAAGGGGGASHSGGGGSGSGAQGGGGNGAAGDGSVPFLKRFTVFNVAQCENLPDRCTLSGAPLPPRETIPHAEALIAATGADIRNGGHEAYYSPGGDFVALPPQQAFAAQIDYYRTALHELGHWTGHPSRLDRDQKGGFASQAYGREELCAELASAFLCAALGIRPTVRHADYIGAWLAIMRADTRAIFHAASLASKAADYLLAFAPESAGGQPVPAGATPRIGRGDVQGMGAAA; translated from the coding sequence GTGAGCGAAGGCGCACGGCACGACGCCGCGCCGCGCGTATCGCTCTACGACGAGGTGACAGGCCGCATCGTCGCCGAACTCGAGGCGGGCCGCATCCCGTGGGTCCAGCCTTGGGACGCCGCTACTTTTGCGCCGGGATTGCCGCAAAATGCCGACACGCGCCGCAGCTATTCGGGGATCAATATCCTTATCCTGTGGGCCGAGGCAGCGCGGCAGGGCTTTTCGGCGCAGGGCTGGTTGACCTTTCGCCAAGCCCTCGCGGCGGGCGGCGCAGTCCGCAAAGGCGAGAAGGGCGCGACCATCTTCTACGCCGCGCGCTTTACGCCGCAAGCTGCAAACGGGGGTGGCGCAGCGGCGGGCGGCGGCGGCGGGGCGTCGCATTCCGGCGGCGGCGGCAGTGGCAGCGGCGCACAAGGCGGGGGCGGAAACGGCGCGGCGGGCGACGGATCGGTGCCGTTCCTCAAACGCTTTACCGTGTTCAACGTCGCGCAGTGCGAGAATTTGCCCGACCGCTGCACCCTATCCGGCGCGCCGCTGCCGCCGCGCGAAACCATTCCCCACGCCGAGGCGCTGATCGCAGCGACGGGCGCCGACATCCGCAACGGCGGCCATGAAGCCTATTACAGTCCCGGCGGCGACTTTGTCGCGCTGCCGCCGCAACAGGCTTTCGCCGCCCAGATCGACTATTATCGCACCGCCTTGCACGAACTCGGCCATTGGACCGGCCACCCCTCGCGGCTGGACCGCGACCAGAAAGGCGGTTTTGCCAGTCAGGCCTATGGCCGCGAGGAATTATGCGCCGAACTGGCGAGCGCCTTTCTCTGCGCTGCGCTGGGTATCAGGCCGACCGTGCGCCATGCCGATTACATCGGCGCGTGGCTCGCGATCATGCGCGCCGACACGCGCGCGATTTTCCACGCCGCGAGCCTTGCGAGCAAGGCCGCTGACTATCTGCTCGCCTTTGCGCCGGAAAGCGCCGGGGGGCAGCCGGTGCCCGCAGGGGCCACGCCCCGCATAGGGCGCGGCGACGTGCAGGGCATGGGGGCGGCGGCATGA
- a CDS encoding DUF2958 domain-containing protein, with the protein MTLIPHDLGFALRANGLASRVHAARDEIFDPWPVVKLFNPIGAATWLASEIDADGDTLFGLADLGFGCPELGCFSRAEIAAVRLPFGLAIERDEYFDPLAPLSMWTETARRLGSIQLAEKALLRRTIDQLLPDPKGEGS; encoded by the coding sequence ATGACCCTTATCCCTCACGATCTCGGTTTCGCGCTGCGCGCCAATGGGCTGGCGAGCCGCGTCCACGCCGCGCGCGACGAAATCTTCGATCCGTGGCCGGTGGTCAAGCTGTTCAACCCCATCGGCGCGGCGACATGGCTGGCGAGCGAAATCGACGCCGATGGCGACACTTTGTTCGGCCTTGCCGACCTCGGTTTCGGTTGCCCCGAACTCGGCTGTTTTTCGCGCGCTGAAATCGCCGCCGTGCGGCTTCCGTTCGGTCTTGCCATCGAGCGCGACGAATATTTCGATCCGCTCGCCCCGCTGTCGATGTGGACCGAGACGGCGCGGCGTCTGGGATCGATCCAGCTTGCCGAAAAGGCGCTGCTGCGCCGGACAATCGACCAGCTTCTGCCCGACCCGAAAGGCGAGGGCAGCTGA
- a CDS encoding HEPN domain-containing protein: MKTDLDHLPDRKKRDLARIVEILFAEFEDATALSTQKWKKQGRILKVILYGSYARGDWVADPKGGYYSDYDILVVVNDDRLTDPVDYWYKAEDHFLREYGITKRLSAPVGLIVHSLGDVNFQLSRGRPFFIDIVRDGIVLYEFGTQSFDPPKPLSPEVAREEAQGYFDTWFASASGFLKSANFAISEGLNNHAAFFLHQATEHFYHAVLHTLTLYSPKSHKINFLRDRAEDIARDLIAVWPRDEKLARRCFELLQQAYVNARYSPHYKITEAELAWLVARIELLQVAVKAVAERHLKGDPISA, translated from the coding sequence ATGAAAACCGATCTCGACCATCTTCCCGACCGCAAGAAACGCGACCTTGCGCGTATCGTAGAAATCCTCTTCGCCGAGTTCGAGGATGCGACGGCGCTATCGACGCAGAAGTGGAAGAAGCAGGGGCGCATCCTCAAGGTCATTCTTTACGGCAGCTATGCGCGCGGCGATTGGGTCGCCGATCCCAAGGGCGGCTATTATTCCGATTATGACATCCTCGTCGTCGTCAACGACGACCGGCTGACCGATCCGGTCGATTACTGGTACAAGGCCGAGGATCATTTCCTGCGCGAATATGGGATCACCAAGCGGCTGTCGGCGCCGGTCGGGCTGATCGTCCACAGCCTCGGCGACGTCAATTTTCAGCTGTCGCGCGGGCGACCCTTTTTCATCGACATCGTGCGCGACGGGATCGTGCTTTACGAGTTCGGGACGCAATCTTTTGATCCGCCTAAGCCGCTCTCGCCCGAGGTCGCGCGCGAGGAAGCGCAGGGATATTTCGATACGTGGTTCGCCAGCGCTTCAGGTTTTTTGAAGAGCGCGAACTTCGCCATCTCCGAGGGTCTGAACAACCACGCGGCGTTTTTCCTGCATCAAGCGACCGAGCATTTCTATCACGCCGTGCTCCACACGCTGACCCTCTATTCGCCCAAATCGCACAAGATCAATTTCCTCCGCGACAGGGCCGAGGACATCGCGCGCGACCTGATTGCGGTGTGGCCGCGCGATGAGAAACTTGCACGCCGCTGCTTCGAATTGCTGCAACAGGCCTATGTCAACGCGCGCTATTCGCCGCATTACAAGATCACCGAAGCCGAACTCGCATGGCTCGTCGCGCGGATTGAACTGCTCCAGGTTGCGGTCAAAGCCGTCGCCGAACGCCACCTGAAGGGCGACCCGATCTCAGCCTAA
- a CDS encoding ParB/RepB/Spo0J family partition protein has translation MKLDFIDLDKLSIANVNMRGKGRDPDVSDILPSIRARGILVPLLVRPNCDPGRFEIVAGRRRFTAANCIVREGGAARPLPCAILDDGDDADALEASMIENLQRVAPDEVSQWEAFVKLAKTGRSIEEIADKFAFEVKAVKRILALGALLPRIRTLYRAGEIDPATVRQLTLASKSQQTAWLALHDDPQAYCPTGHQLKGWLFGGTAICADHALFDVAASGAVIVSDLFGEQNLFADSEQFWSLQMAEIEARKAGYIEAGWSDVIILERGDWFRTWDYAHAGKRKGGRIYVEVRATGEIGFHEGYLTAKEAEARARGDDVSAPVAKPKRPEATGAMNSYIGLHRHAAVRADLARHGGVALRAMAAHVIAGAGHYRVDLEPRKAPKPDIAASAERAPGETAFDLHRRAVLDLLVPGGDAPTVIGKGHDKLDFAPVFARLLDLPDAVVLEIVAIVMGETLQVGSAAVEAIGHHLGTDMTRYWQADAAFFSLLRDREVVLAMVAEVAGAAVAEANRNEKAKALKSIIADHLDGANGRAKAAAWVPKWMAFPPAAYTARGGVASVEADARASAEIEAEIARAARAAAAEADAFASRRANSGEDRGDDEGAVGCAADTGDSAAAPEAGDRHEVDVAPPLAA, from the coding sequence ATGAAACTCGATTTTATCGACCTCGACAAGCTGTCGATTGCCAATGTCAACATGCGCGGCAAGGGCCGCGACCCCGATGTATCGGACATATTGCCGAGCATCCGGGCGCGCGGCATTCTCGTGCCGTTGCTTGTCCGTCCCAATTGCGACCCCGGACGCTTCGAAATCGTCGCGGGGCGGCGGCGCTTCACCGCCGCCAACTGCATCGTGCGCGAGGGCGGCGCGGCGCGCCCGCTGCCGTGCGCGATCCTCGACGATGGCGACGACGCCGACGCCCTCGAAGCGTCGATGATCGAAAACCTCCAGCGCGTCGCGCCAGACGAGGTCAGCCAGTGGGAGGCCTTCGTCAAGCTGGCCAAGACCGGGCGCAGCATCGAGGAGATCGCCGACAAATTCGCCTTCGAGGTGAAGGCGGTGAAGCGCATCCTCGCGCTCGGCGCGCTGTTGCCGCGCATCCGCACCCTCTACCGCGCGGGCGAAATCGACCCCGCGACGGTGCGGCAGCTCACCCTTGCCTCGAAAAGCCAGCAGACCGCGTGGCTCGCGCTCCACGACGACCCGCAAGCCTATTGCCCGACCGGCCACCAGTTGAAGGGCTGGCTGTTCGGCGGCACCGCGATCTGCGCCGACCATGCGCTGTTCGATGTCGCGGCGTCGGGCGCGGTGATCGTTTCCGACCTGTTCGGCGAGCAGAATCTGTTCGCCGACAGCGAGCAATTCTGGTCGCTCCAGATGGCCGAGATCGAGGCGCGCAAAGCCGGCTATATCGAGGCGGGCTGGAGCGACGTCATCATTCTCGAACGCGGCGACTGGTTTCGGACCTGGGACTATGCTCATGCGGGCAAGCGCAAGGGCGGGCGCATTTATGTCGAGGTGCGCGCGACCGGCGAGATCGGCTTTCATGAAGGCTATCTTACCGCGAAGGAAGCCGAGGCGCGCGCGCGGGGCGACGACGTGTCGGCCCCTGTCGCCAAGCCGAAGCGACCCGAGGCGACCGGCGCGATGAATAGCTATATCGGACTTCACCGCCATGCGGCGGTGCGCGCCGATCTGGCCCGCCACGGCGGCGTTGCGCTGCGCGCGATGGCGGCGCATGTCATCGCGGGCGCGGGCCATTACCGCGTCGATCTCGAACCGCGTAAAGCGCCCAAGCCCGACATTGCAGCAAGCGCCGAGCGCGCCCCCGGCGAAACCGCGTTCGATCTGCATCGCCGCGCCGTGCTCGACCTTCTCGTTCCCGGCGGCGACGCGCCGACGGTGATCGGGAAGGGCCATGACAAGCTGGATTTCGCCCCGGTTTTTGCGCGCTTGCTCGACCTGCCCGATGCCGTCGTTCTCGAAATCGTCGCGATCGTCATGGGCGAGACGTTGCAGGTCGGCAGCGCGGCGGTCGAGGCGATTGGCCACCATCTCGGCACCGACATGACCCGTTACTGGCAAGCCGATGCGGCCTTTTTTTCGCTGCTCCGCGACCGCGAAGTGGTGCTCGCGATGGTCGCCGAGGTGGCGGGCGCGGCGGTTGCCGAAGCCAACCGGAACGAAAAGGCGAAGGCGCTCAAATCGATCATCGCCGATCATCTGGACGGTGCCAACGGGCGCGCGAAGGCTGCGGCATGGGTGCCCAAATGGATGGCGTTCCCGCCCGCCGCCTATACGGCGCGCGGTGGAGTTGCGAGCGTCGAGGCCGATGCCCGCGCCAGCGCGGAGATCGAAGCCGAGATCGCCCGCGCCGCGCGCGCGGCGGCAGCGGAGGCCGACGCCTTCGCGTCGCGCCGCGCCAATTCCGGCGAAGATCGCGGCGATGACGAGGGTGCGGTCGGCTGCGCCGCCGATACGGGCGATAGCGCTGCCGCCCCGGAAGCCGGTGACCGCCACGAGGTCGATGTCGCGCCGCCGCTTGCGGCTTGA
- a CDS encoding DUF736 domain-containing protein, producing the protein MAAIGYVNGTVEQGFVGQLKTLSIRASIEIRPNRNKAGEMQPDFRVWSDGVEIGAGWVRTGEASGRDYVSLSLAAPEFGPRRLYANLGRAAGQDDDDTYAVIWNPAD; encoded by the coding sequence ATGGCAGCCATCGGTTATGTGAACGGCACCGTCGAACAGGGTTTTGTCGGCCAGCTCAAGACGCTTTCGATCCGCGCGAGCATCGAAATTCGGCCCAACCGCAACAAGGCGGGCGAGATGCAGCCCGATTTTCGGGTCTGGTCGGACGGCGTCGAGATCGGCGCGGGCTGGGTCCGCACCGGCGAGGCATCGGGGCGCGACTATGTGTCGCTGAGCCTCGCTGCCCCCGAGTTCGGGCCGCGCCGCCTCTACGCGAACCTCGGCCGCGCGGCGGGCCAGGACGATGACGACACCTATGCCGTCATCTGGAACCCCGCCGACTGA
- a CDS encoding S26 family signal peptidase, with protein MTAAIGTTILLPPHPRLIWNASASAPIGLWSVAPNAPLRRGDMVAARLAEPWRALAARRHYLPANVPLIKRIAAMPGDEICADEGVVRVNGVVVATARTHDGAGRAMPLWQGCTVLGGASVLLLMDDPASFDGRYFGATTRGDIIGRALPLWLR; from the coding sequence TTGACCGCCGCGATCGGCACGACGATCCTGCTCCCGCCGCATCCGCGCCTGATCTGGAACGCCAGCGCCAGCGCCCCGATCGGCCTGTGGTCGGTGGCCCCGAACGCGCCGCTTCGTCGCGGCGACATGGTCGCGGCCCGCCTCGCCGAGCCGTGGCGGGCGCTTGCCGCGCGGCGGCATTATCTTCCCGCCAACGTCCCGCTCATCAAACGCATCGCCGCGATGCCTGGCGATGAAATCTGCGCGGACGAGGGTGTGGTTCGGGTCAACGGCGTCGTTGTCGCAACGGCCCGCACCCATGATGGCGCCGGGCGCGCAATGCCGCTTTGGCAGGGATGCACAGTGCTCGGCGGCGCGAGCGTATTGCTTTTGATGGACGATCCGGCGTCGTTCGATGGCCGCTATTTCGGGGCGACCACGCGGGGCGACATCATCGGCAGGGCGTTGCCTTTATGGCTCCGCTGA
- a CDS encoding lytic transglycosylase domain-containing protein → MAPLKLVVAALALFVATPAYADPVAQWQPHIAEASARFGIPAGWIERVIRAESGGRTMLAGRPITSRAGAMGLMQLMPGTWADLRVRLGLGTDPHDPGDNIIAGTAYLRMMYDRFGYPGMFAAYNAGPGRYAAYLAGRSRLPSETTAYLQTVTGTAAAPVPSRPNGAVPMAAKRGGEDRRGDRDDRAIDPIFFIHRPNP, encoded by the coding sequence ATGGCTCCGCTGAAGCTCGTCGTCGCCGCGCTGGCGCTGTTCGTCGCCACCCCCGCCTATGCCGATCCGGTCGCGCAGTGGCAGCCGCATATCGCCGAAGCGTCGGCGCGGTTCGGCATCCCGGCGGGTTGGATCGAGCGCGTCATCCGCGCCGAGAGCGGCGGGCGCACCATGCTCGCTGGGCGTCCGATCACCAGCCGCGCCGGTGCAATGGGTCTCATGCAGTTGATGCCAGGCACCTGGGCGGACTTGCGCGTCCGCCTCGGTCTCGGGACCGATCCGCACGATCCCGGCGACAATATCATCGCCGGAACAGCCTATCTGCGGATGATGTACGATCGCTTCGGCTACCCCGGCATGTTCGCCGCCTATAACGCCGGACCTGGTCGATATGCCGCCTATCTGGCCGGTCGTTCGCGCCTGCCGAGCGAGACCACCGCCTATCTGCAAACCGTCACCGGAACAGCGGCGGCGCCGGTGCCGTCGCGGCCAAACGGCGCGGTTCCGATGGCCGCAAAGCGCGGCGGCGAGGACCGGCGCGGCGATCGAGACGACCGAGCGATCGACCCCATTTTCTTCATTCACCGGCCCAATCCCTGA
- a CDS encoding helix-turn-helix transcriptional regulator, whose amino-acid sequence MASSSDDNAAARAAKARSGMPFLNPEQTAFYLGLTTRTLQEYRSNGTGPRYRRHGRFIRYHIDDIDAWALRDAKGNGDA is encoded by the coding sequence ATGGCTTCATCCAGTGACGATAATGCCGCAGCGCGCGCTGCCAAGGCGCGGAGCGGCATGCCGTTTCTCAATCCCGAGCAGACGGCTTTCTATCTCGGGCTGACGACGCGGACCTTGCAGGAATATCGGTCGAACGGAACCGGCCCGCGCTATCGGCGCCATGGCCGCTTTATCCGCTATCATATCGACGATATCGATGCCTGGGCGCTTCGCGATGCCAAGGGGAACGGCGATGCGTGA